A single Tamandua tetradactyla isolate mTamTet1 chromosome X, mTamTet1.pri, whole genome shotgun sequence DNA region contains:
- the LPAR4 gene encoding lysophosphatidic acid receptor 4 — MGDRRFIDFQSQVLNSSLRPRLGNATANSTCIVDDSFKYNLNGAVYSVVFILGLITNSASLFVFCFRMKMRSETAIFITNLALSDMLFVCTLPFKIFYNFNRHWPFGDTLCKISGTAFLTNIYGSMLFLTCISVDRFLAIVYPFRSRTIRTRRNSAFVCAGVWILVLSGGISASLFSTTNVSNTTTTCFEGFSKRVWKTYLSKITIFIEVVGFIIPLILNVSCSSVVLRTLRKPATLSQIGTNKKKVLKMITVHMAVFVVCFVPYNSVLFLYALVRSQAVTNCLLERFAKIMYPVTLCLATLNCCFDPFIYYFTLESFQKSFYINTHIRMESLFKTETPLTTKPSLPAIQEEVSDKTMNNGGELMLESAF; from the coding sequence ATGGGTGACAGAAGATTTATTGACTTCCAATCACAAGTTTTAAATTCAAGCCTCAGACCTAGGTTGGGCAATGCCACTGCCAATAGTACCTGCATTGTTGATGATTCCTTCAAGTATAATCTGAATGGTGCTGTCTACAGTGTTGTGTTTATCCTGGGTCTGATAACCAACAGTGCCTCCCTGTTTGTCTTCTGCTTCCGCATGAAAATGAGAAGTGAGACTGCCATTTTCATCACCAATTTGGCCCTCTCTGACATGCTCTTTGTCTGTACCTtacctttcaaaatattttataacttcaaccGCCACTGGCCATTTGGTGACACCCTGTGCAAGATCTCTGGAACAGCATTCCTCACCAACATCTATGGGAGCATGCTTTTCCTCACCTGTATTAGCGTAGATCGCTTCCTGGCCATTGTCTATCCCTTCCGATCCCGTACCATTAGGACCAGGAGGAATTCGGCCTTTGTGTGTGCTGGAGTCTGGATCTTGGTCCTCAGTGGGGGTATTTCAGCCTCTTTGTTCTCTACAACTAATGTTAGCAATACAACCACCACCTGCTTTGAGGGCTTCTCCAAACGTGTCTGGAAGACCTATCTGTCCAAGATCACCATATTTATTGAAGTCGTTGGGTTCATCATTCCTCTGATATTGAATGTTTCTTGCTCTTCTGTGGTGCTAAGAACGCTCCGCAAGCCTGCTACTCTCTCTCAGATTGGGACCAACAAGAAAAAAGTATTGAAGATGATCACAGTGCATATGGCAGTCTTTGTGGTGTGTTTCGTGCCCTACAACTCTGTTCTCTTCTTGTATGCACTGGTACGTTCCCAAGCTGTCACCAACTGCTTGTTGGAAAGATTTGCAAAGATCATGTACCCAGTTACCTTGTGCCTTGCAACTTTGAACTGTTGCTTTGACCCTTTCATCTATTACTTCACCCTTGAGTCCTTTCAGAAGTCCTTCTACATCAATACCCACATCAGGATGGAGTCCCTGTTTAAGACCGAAACACCTCTGACCACAAAGCCTTCCCTTCCAGCTATTCAAGAGGAAGTTAGTGATAAAACAATGAATAATGGTGGTGAATTGATGCTAGAATCTGCCTTCTAG